CATCCTTAATAATTCGATATGCCTCACCTGCTACGTGTACATCAGTTGCTGTGTAAGACTTTTGAATTTTCATTTCACATCCTCCATTTCATGTTCCATTGGGGGAATAAGTAAAAAGCCTTCTTTCAGCGGGTCTTCCTCGTTATAAAAGAACCGGTGCATTCCCATTAGCCAGGCTGAACCAGTGATTCTTGTAATAACAGCCTCTACACCCTGAACATCTGCTGTTTCAAGGATTTCTCCGCGGAATAAAGAGCCGACAATACTCTCATGTACAAATTCTTCATTAATACCTATCTCCTTTTTGGAATAGAGGACAGATAATTTAGCCGAAGTGCCTGTACCGCATGGTGAACGATCAATCCCGCCAGGAGGGACAACAACCGTATTTTTCACATCTGCTTCTTCATGGGTTGGCTCAGTGAAAAACTCAATATGGGTCAGACTGCGAATAAATGGATATTGCGGATGAACGACATCCGTTTTTTCGTTAATTGTATTTCTAATTTTGATAGCCTTTTCAATGATTTTTGAAGAATTCTCCGGTGTCAGTTCTAATCCAACAGATTGGGCATCAATGATTCCATAGAAGTTGCCTCCATAAGCAATATCTGCCTCAACGATTCCAATTCCCTCAACATCAACAGAGACACTCTTTAACAGGAAGGCCGGGACATTACAGAAGGAAACCTCTTTTGCTTTTCCGTTCTCTACCTTAATCTCTGCCTTAACAAGGCCGGCTGGTGTATCAATTTTTATCGCAGTTACTGGCTCTAGAACAGGTATTAGCCCCGCTTCAACCAATGCTGTACAAACACCGATTGTGTCATGTCCGCACATTGGCAAATATCCGCCGGTTTCGATATATATAACACCGATATCTGCTTCCGGATGACATGGATCTGTCAAGAGTACTCCTGACATGACGTCATGTCCTCTTGGTTCATTCATCAGGAGCTTGCGGATCCAGTCATATTCCTTTTGCATATGAAGCATTTTTTCGGACATTGTCGCTCCTTTTAGCTCTGGGAGTCCACTAATCAATGTCCTCGTGGGGTTTCCGCCCGTGTGTGTATCAATGGTTGTAAAAACTCGATTTGCTTTCATCAGGTACTCACCCTTTCCTTAAATCGAGAAAATCTCAGCGGCTCAATTGGGATGCAAGTTTCCTTTTCATTAAGCATTTCCTCTATTACTTTTCCAGTAACAGCGGCAAGGCTAATTCCGTCTCCCTCATGACCTGCTGCAATATAATAGTTTGGAATCCCCTCTACTTCTGACACAATTGGCAAGTGATCCTCCGTCCAGGGCCGCAAACCAGCATAGGAACGTATGACCATCATGTCAGCCATTTTCGGATAAAATCGAATGGCCCGATTGGCAATGCATTTAATAATTTCATTGTTGATCTTTGTATTAAACCCAACAAATTCCCGGCTGCTTCCAATCAGGAAGTTTTGACTTTCAGTTGGTTCAAAAACAAGGGCTACTCCGTATTTTTCAGTAATGGGGTCAACCTGGCGCCTGCCGCCAAATTTTGATATTAAGTAGCCAAATTCCATCACTTTTCTCGGTCCTACAAATTCCTGGCGTGATGCGACAATTATGTGGCCTTTTCTTGGTTTAATTGGAATAGACAAGTCCAGCATCTCTCCGATATATGGAGCCCATACACCTGCAGCATTAATAACATAGTTCGCGGTGAAAGTGCCATTAGATGTTTCAACGGTAAATGTACCGTCCGGCTCCCTTCTCATTCCAGTAACCTCAGTTTGTTTATGGGCCTTAGCGCCCATCTCCTTTGCCCCCTCAAGAAGGTTAAAGGCAAGAAGGTATGGATTAACAGTTGAATCTGTTGCACATTCTAAGCCGCCTAATAAATCATCAGCAAAATACTTTGAATCCTGGCGAATGTCCTGTCTGTCCAGCATCCTGAACGGCAAGCCGGCCTCCTTTTGCCGGTCAACCCACTTTTGTGCGGCTTCCATTTCTTCTTCTGTCTCACAGACAAGGATGCTTCCAGGTGCACGATATTCAAAAGGCTGCTTCAAATCTCTGCTTAATTCATCTACTAACTTCTGACTGACAAGTGACATTTGACTATCAAAGCCAGGATCTTTATCGATAGCTAAAATATTCCCGTCACAGCGGGATGACGTGCCACTGACAAATTCACCTTTTTCGATAACTGTTACATTTCTTCCTGATTTAGAAGTATAATAGGCAATTGCACAGCCTATGATTCCCCCGCCTATAACCAGAACGTCACAATGATTTCTCACAAAACCAACTTCCCTTCGTCTTGTTACATCATTTTTTAATGCAAATAACATGCCAACTTTTATAACCTTACTCAGAAATAAGAATCTTCTAATAATTATCCTTCTAGCCCAAACAGAGATTTTTTTGTTTTGTTCTTAATTGTCAAAAAATTTGATAAAATAGTGTATAAAATATTAAACAGTGTATAAGAAAATTTACACACTAGGAGGCTGTCATGTTTGAATTACCTTCAGTCAAAGAAATAATTGAAAATAATTTCATCTGTCTTAACACAGATAATGAAAGTGCCTTAGTCAGTGTTTATTTAGATGATACCTTTGCTTCATTAGCTGATGCCTGCAAGCGTCATGCAGCCGTTGCCGTTGTAAATTCAAGCGGTCAAGTACTCGGCTCCATCACAAATGAACAAATCATTGATTTTTTGCATGATTCCTACAACCAATTAAAGGCTTTCTATGAAGCTGTCATCCATACATCGGACGCTTCAGTCACAGTGATTGATGCTGATGAACGTGTCCGCACATGGACAGAGGGAGCCGAAAAAATCTTCTCTGTAAAAAAAGATGAGATTGTGGGCAAACCAATAATAGAATTCTTTGAACATCAGAATCTGCAAATCCTGGAATCCTTGTACAAAGGAAAAAGAATCCGGGGAAAGCATCACCAGCCAAGATCTGATCTATTTGTCTTAATAAATTCAAACCCTGTTCACTTTAATGGACGAATTATCGGGGCTGTTGTATCGGAAACTGATGTGACAAGCCAGGTGGTTCTTAATGAGAAATTATTTAATATGTCGACTGAGGTTCACCGTTTAGAACAGGAGATGGCGAAATACAGACCTTCAGATCCCTTTAGATACATTAAAGGGAAAAGCGCGGTGATGGAAAAGACTGTAGAAATGGCGAAAAAGGTGTGCTCTGTCCGGTCAACTGTATTGATTTTAGGAGAAAGCGGAGTCGGCAAGGAGGTCTTTGCCAAATCCATTCATGAGGCAACTGAAGGACCTGAAGCACCATTTATATCAATTAATTGCGGTGCTATTCCAGCTTCATTATTTGAAAGCGAATTATTTGGCTATGAACGCGGGGCCTTTTCGGGTGCAGATCATAGAGGAAAAAAAGGAAAAATTGAGCTTGCTAGAGGGGGAACTCTTTTCCTGGATGAAATTGGCGAAATGCCTTTGGAAATGCAGGTCAAGATGCTTCGTGTGCTTCAAGAAAGAAAATATTACAAGGTTGGCGGTGAAAAAGAGATTGAAGCAAATTTCCGGGTAATTGCTGCAACCAATAGGGATTTAAAAGAATTAATAAACGAAGGCCAATTTCGGGAGGATTTATATTATCGGCTGAATGTTGTCAGTTTAAAAATCCCTCCGTTAAAAGAACGCTGTGAGGATATCGTTGAACTCATTCATTACTTTTTAAATGATTTTTCACTGCGCTATCAGCGGCCGATCCATCATTTTTCACAGGAAGTTATGCAGGAAATGCTTCAATATGATTGGCCGGGCAATGTTCGGGAACTGCGTAATGTGGTTGAACGGCTGGTTGTTTTTGCAACAGATGGAGTCATTCGAAAAGAATATTTGCCATTCCACTCAGCAATGAGCTACCCAGCTGCATCTGATATGGATCTTCAGGAAAACAGCATAGAAATAAAAACGGGCATTGTGCCGCTTCAGGAAGAAATGGATCGGCATGAAAAGCAAGTGCTCGAAAAAGCATTGGCATTAACCGGCGGCAATAAATTAGAATGCTCGAAAAAACTGGGAATCACCCGAGCGACTCTTTACAATCGTCTCAAACGTCTTGGCTTAAGCTGATTTAATATCCAGGCTTCAAAGTTGGTACGATTTTTGCATTGTATTTTTGCATATACCTGAAGAGGAGGATTTCCAAATGAGTAACAATGAGGCACTTGTGATCTGCCGCTGTGAAGAGGTTACCTATGGGCAGGTTTTCGCAACTGCAAAAGAACATCAGTGTACATCCAGGGAATTGAAGCTTAGAACAAGAGCTGGAATGGGATTTTGTGGAGGACGCACTTGCAGGGTCATGGTCGATCGGATTATTGAAAGTATCGTCCCTAATACAGGCGAAGGTGAAATTCCCTTAAAATATCAGCCTCCAATTCGCCCTGTAACTTTTGGAACGGCAGGTGATAATAATGGCTAGAATTATAGATCATCCGGTTTTAGGCAAATTAGATGATAGAAAAAAGATTCCATTCACCTTTGATGGAAAAGAATATGAAGCATATGAAACTGAAACAATCGCGGCAGCTCTGCTGGCAAACGGTGTGAGAACACTGCGGGTTCATGAGGAGAGTGGAACACCAAGAGGGTTTTATTGCAATATCGGCCACTGTATGGAATGCCGTGTACATGTTAATGGGCAGGCCAATATAAGAGCCTGTTTAACGGTTGTGAAGGAAAAAATGGCTGTTGAAAGAGGAAAGCATCATCCTAATCTAGTTAAAAGGATGGTGGAGAATCAATGACAGATGTAATCGTAATTGGAGCTGGGCCAGCCGGTTTAGCTGGTGCCATAGCCTGTGCTGAGTATGGCTTAAAAGTAACCGTCATTGATGAATTTGTCAGACCAGGCGGAAGATTAATCGGCCAATTGCACCAAGAACCATCTGGAGAATGGTGGAATGGAATAAAAGAATCAACTCGTCTGCACAACGAAGCACTGAAACTATCAGTAGATATCCGCTGCGGCGTTTCTGTATATAACCTTGAAAAAGATAAGGATTGCTGGAATGTTCATACTAATACAGGAACACTGATAGCTCCTTATATACTGGTAGCAACTGGTGCAGCTGAGTTCCCAATTCCTGTGCCAGGCTGGACTCTTCCAGGTGTTATGTCCATCGGGGCTGCTCAGGTCATGACGAATGTTCATCGGGTCGAGGTTGGGAAAAAAGGCATCATTATTGGTGCAAACATTCTAGCATTTGCAATTTTAAACGAGCTCCAATTAGCCGGAATTAATGTGGAACATATTGTGCTGCCTGAAAAGAGTCCGCTTAGCCAAAATGCCGGAGAACCAGAGGAAGTCTTGAAGTCACTTCTAAATGCGGCCCATCTTGCCCCGTCACCAATCTTGCGTTTCGGCAGCCGCTTTATGAAAAATAGAGGTTTCCGCAAATTAGGAATGAAATTTTACCCTAAAAGCGGCGTGAAGGTGAATGGAACACCATTGCAGCTAAGAAAAGCAGCACTTGAAATTCTTGGTAAGGATCAGGTGGAAGGCGTCCTCACTGCAGATATTGATGCGAATGGTAACGTAATCAAAGGTACGGAAAAAATATACGAAGCAGATTTCGTGTGTATCGCAGGTGGCTTGTATCCGTTAGCAGAGCTTACAGCAGTTGCCGGCTGCCCATTCCATTACGTACCAGAACTTGGGGGACATGTTCCGCTTCATTCTGAAAAAATGGAAACTCCGCTCGAAGGATTATTTGTTGCCGGGAATATCACTGGCATTGAAAGCGGAAAAATCGCCATGGCCCAGGGAACAGCAGCAGGGATTTCGATTGCTAAATACGCTGGAAAAGGCAGCACTGACATCACCAAGAAGCTTGAACAGGCACTGAGAAACATTCATACAGTCCGTCAAAATGCTGCCATCCAATTCAACCCTGAAATTGCAAACGGCCGGAGGAAGATCTATGAACTTTGGGACGATCTTTATGGGAAAGAACAGGATTCTTTACAGGAGATAGGATGAAATGATAATCATACGTAAAAAACCGCCCTCCCTATTCGGAGGCCGGTTCTTTCTTGTCATGCCGTTTATTAAGCACTTTTAAGACTTCGCTAAAAGGCAGGTCCTGCTCCCGGAGCAGCACCATCAAATGATAAATCAGGTCAGCCGCTTCCCATTTCAGTTCGTCCTTATCACGGTTTTTTGCAGCGATGATGACTTCTGCGGATTCTTCGCCGACCTTCTTCAGGATTTTATCCACGCCTTTTTCAAAAAGATAGGTCGTGTAGGCTCCTTCTGGGCGTGTCTTTTCGCGTTCTTCAATGACGTTTTCAAGAGTATTAAGGATTTCGTAATCAGATAAACCGCCTGATTCTTCCCCGTATACTCTTTCCTCAAAGCAGCTGACTGTTCCCTTGTGGCAGGCAGGTCCAGCTGGTTCAGCCAATACCACAATGGCATCCTGGTCACAGTCAAGCTTCATTTCTACAATTTTCTGCTTGTTTCCGCTTGTTGCCCCTTTGTGCCAGAGCTCATTGCGGGAACGGCTGAAAAACCAGGTCTCCCCTGTTTCCGCTGATTTTAAAAGAGATTCCCGATTCATATAGGCTAACGTTAATACCTCTTTTGTTTTCGCATCTTGCACAACAGCAGGGATCAGTCCCTTCTCATCAAACTTCACACTCTCGATATTCATCGGACAACCACCCCTTTTTCCTTAATATAGGATTTCACTTCTGCCACAGATGTTTCTTTATAGTGAAAAATAGATGCTGCCAGTGCGGCATCCGCTTTCCCATCAATAAATGCTTCAGCGAAGTGATCGGCATTTCCTGCGCCGCCAGAAGCGATTACCGGAATCGAAACCGCCTCGCTGACTGCTTTTGTCAGCTTGATATCAAAGCCTTTTTTCTCTCCGTCCGAGTCCATGCTTGTGAGTAAAATTTCTCCGGCGCCGCGCTCAGCCGCTTCACGGGCCCAGGCAATGACTTCAAGATCAGTTGGTGTCCGGCCGCCATGTGTGTACACACGCCAGGAACCGAGCTCTTCATCATATTTAGCATCAATCGCCACAACGATACACTGTGACCCGAAGAAATTTGCCCCTTCTGTAATTAAATCAGGATTGTTTACGGCAGCTGTATTAAGAGAAACCTTATCAGCCCCCGCCCGCAAAATTCGTTTCATATCTTCCAGCGCGTTAATCCCTCCGCCGACTGTAAAGGGAATGGCCAGCTCAGATGCAACAGCCTTCACAACTTCAACCATTGTTTTCCGTCCTTCATGAGAAGCGGAGATATCGAGGAAAACCAGCTCGTCAGCTCCCTGCCCATCATAAAAGCGGGCAAGTTCAACCGGGTCACCTGCATCACGCAGCTGCACGAATTGCACCCCTTTTACTACACGGCCGTCCTTTACATCGAGACAGGGTACGATGCGCTTCGTCAGCATGATTCCTTCACCTCTTTCAGGGCTTCCGATACGGTAAATCGGCCTTCATATATTGCCTTTCCGACGATGGCCCCGGCAACACCTTCAGATGCATATTCCTGAAGTTCCGCCAAATCAGCCAGCTGACTGACCCCGCCGGAGGCAATTACACTTTTGCCGCTTTCCCGCGCAAGCAGGCGAACGGCTTCAACGTTAGGACCTGAAAGCATGCCGTCTGTTGCAATATCCGTAAAAATAAATGTCTCAGCACCAGCATCAGCAAACCTTTTCCCAAGGTCAACCGCCTTGACTTCAGATGTCTCAAGCCAGCCATGTGTAGCCACATAGCCATTTTTCGCATCAAGTCCGACCGCTATGGCTTTGCCGTATTTACGGATCATGTCAATAGCAAACTCAGGATTGGAGACGGCGATGCTTCCAATGATTACGCGTGTTACACCATTATCAAGGTAATGAAGGATGTCTTCTTCTGTACGGATTCCCCCGCCAATCTGGACAGAGGCGCCAAGTTCACGGGCAGCCTGGATAACATACTGATCATTAACCCGCTTCCCATCCTTTGCTCCGTCAAGATCGACCATATGAATCCAGTCTGCTCCTTCTTCAGCAAACTTTTTAGCCATATCAAATGGGGAGTCGCCATACACCGTTTCCTTATCGTAATCCCCCTGCAGGAGCCGGACGCACTTGCCGCCTCTCATATCGATTGCCGGATAGATGGTAAAACTCATTTCACAGACATCCTTTCTTCAGCCAGCTCGGTAAAATTGCGTAAAAGCGCCATGCCGAGCGAACTGCTTTTTTCAGGGTGGAACTGCATGCCGAACACATTGCCTCTGCCAACCACTGCCGGCACTTCTACATCATACAAACTCCTGCTGATAACTACTTCTTTATCATCTGTATCTACAAAATAAGAATGGACGAAATAGACATAATTTTCATCAAGCCCTTTTAAAATCTGCGAACCCTGCAGGAATTCAAGACGGTTCCAGCCCATATGCGGAACTTTGTACGTTTCACCTTCTGCTGTTGCACCGGGAAACCGCCTCACATGGCCAGGCAGAAGCTGCAACCCTTCTGTCAGTCCATTTTCTTCACTGCTTTCAAATAAAAGCTGCATGCCAAGACAAATGCCAAGGAGCGGCTTGCCTGTATCAGCGAACTCCTTAACCAGATCTGCCAGGCCAGTAGAATTTAAGATACTCATTGCATCTTTGAAAGAGCCGACACCCGGTAAAATTAAAGCGTCTGCTTTCAGGAGCTCGGCTTTATTTTCAGAGAGGAAATAAGGGACTTCCAAACGTTCAAGTGCTTTACTGACACTGAACAAATTCCCCATTCCGTAATCGATGATGCCGATCATTTACAACATCCCTTTCGTTGAGGGAACTCCCTTAATCCGCGGATCAATCGTCGTTGCTTCATCCAGCGCACGAGCTAGCGCTTTGAAAATCGCCTCAATGATGTGGTGTGTATTCTGTCCATAATGAACGATGACATGCAGGTTCATTCTCGCTTCAAGCGCAAGTTTCCAGAGAAACTCATGCACTAGCTCTGTATCAAATGTCCCAACCTTTTGGCTCGGGAACTCGGCACGCATCTCCAGGTGAGGGCGGTTGCTGAGGTCAACAACCACTTGAGCCAGCGCTTCGTCCATCGGAACAAAAGCATTTCCATAGCGCTTAATGCCTTTCTTATCTCCTAAAGCATCTTTAAGTACTTGGCCAAGGCAGATGCCAATGTCCTCTGTTGTGTGGTGATCATCAACGTCTGTATCGCCATTTGCAAGGATGTTCAAGTCAAATTGCCCGTGCTTGGCAAACAGGTCCAGCATATGTGTCATAAAAGGCACGCCTGTTTCCAGATCGCTTTTGCCTTCTCCGTCTATATTTAAGGATAGAGTGATATTCGTTTCATTGGTTTTACGTGAAATTTCGGCAGTTCTGGCCATGATTATTCCTCCAGCTTATTTTCTTAGTCTTGTTTCAATCGATCTGGCATGGGCTTCAAGGCCTTCCAGACGCGCAAAAGCCGCAATTTTTTCCCCATTATCCTTTAATGATTTTTCACTGTATAAAAGAATGCTTGATTTCTTTTGAAAATCCTCCACATTAAGCGGGCTTGAGAAACGGGCTGTCCCGTTTGTCGGGAGGACGTGGTTTGGACCGGCAAAATAGTCGCCAACCGGTTCAGGGCTGAATCTTCCGAGGAAGATCGCTCCTGCATGACGTATCTGTCCGAGAAGCTCCATCGGATTCTGTGTTAAAATTTCAAGGTGTTCCGGAGCGAGACTGTTAACCGTTTCAACCGCTTCATCCATGCTTTCCGTTACATAAATAGCTCCGTAATTCCTGATGGATTGAACGGCAATTTCCTTGCGGGGCAGCTCGGCAAGCTGGCGTTCAACTTCTGCTGACACCGCTTCTGCTAAAGCAGATGATGGTGTCACAAGGACTGCACTTGCCATCGGGTCGTGCTCAGCCTGCGATAACAGATCTGCCGCTACTTCATCCGCATAGGCTGTTTCATCTGCCAATATAGCGATTTCACTTGGACCTGCAATCATGTCTATATCGACATCCCCAAATACTTCGCGCTTTGCAAGGGCAACGTAGATGTTTCCTGGACCTGTAATTTTGTCGACAGGCCGGATCGATTCAGTTCCATATGCCAATGCAGCGATTGCCTGCGCTCCGCCAGCTTTATAGATCTCTTCTGCCCCAGCAATTTGAGCAGCAGCAAGGACCGCAGGAGGCAGCTTTCCAGTCTTTTTATCAGGAGGAGAGGTAATTACAATCCTTTTAACCCCCGCAACCTTTGCCGGGATCACATTCATAAGGACAGAAGATGGATATGCAGCCGTTCCACCCGGTACGTATAAGCCGACAGAATCGAGGGGTGTTATTTTTTGCCCCAGGATCGAGCCGTTCTCTTCTGTTGTCATCCAGGAAGGACGAAGCTGTTTTTCATGAAAAGACCGGATGTTTTCGGCAGCTTCTTTAATGATCTCAAGGATCTTTCCATCCACTTGATTCAAAGCTTCTACTATTTCAGCCTGTGGAACCTTTAATTCATCCAGAGAGATGCCATCAAACTTTTCCGTGTACTCTTTTAAAGCCCGATCTCCGTTTTGGCGGACTGTTTCAATTATATTTTTTACAATCGTCCGCTGTTCTTCTGTTCCGTTATCAACAGACCGTTTAATTGAAATTTGGTCATCAATTTTTAAAATTTTCATAGGCTTCTACATCCTTTTAAGAGCTTATTTCTTCTCCTGAAATAACTTCTGTCAGCCGGTCAACCAGCTCGCTGATGCGTTCATCCTTTATGCGGTAGCTGACAGGATTGACGATCAATCTGGAAGTGATTCCAACAATGGTTTCATATTCAACGAGCCCGTTCTCTTTCAGCGTTCGTCCGGTTGATACGATATCAACGATCCGGTCCGCCAGCCCGATCATCGGAGCAAGCTCTATGGAGCCGTTCAGTTTAATGATTTCCACTTGCTCTCCCTGCTCACGGAAATAGGCTGCTGCAATCTGCGGATACTTTGTCGCAATTTTAGGAGCAACATCATTCAGTCTGGTATTTGGCAGTCCCGCAACAGCTAGATAGCAGGCACTGATTTTTAAGTCCAGAAGCTCGTAGACATCCCGCTCTTCTTCAAGCATTACGTCCTTTCCGGCAATCCCAAGGTCTGCAACACCATGCTCCACATAGGTTGGCACATCCATCGGCTTTGCCAGGATAAAGCGGAAATTCTCTTCCGGCACATCGATTATTAATTTTCGTGAATCATCAAATTCCGGCGGCAATTGAAAGCCTGCACGGCGGAGCAGTTCAGCTGCTTCCTCAAAAATGCGGCCCTTTGGCATCGCAATCGTTAAAACGTCACTCATTTTATGTTCTCCTTTCCAGCTTTTCCGACTAAAAAGGTAATATCCTCGTACTGGCTTGTGCAGGCATCGATGTCCTTAACACCGCTGATATCCTGCAGGACCACTTTCTTTCCGGCAGAACGTTCTTCCTTCGCAAAATCGAATGCCTCTTTGCGGCGTTCCGGACTGTATAAAATGCAGTAAACAGGTTCAGCCTCATTGCTGTCTTCCAGCGCTTCAAGCAGGCGGTCCAATCTGATGGCAAAGCCGGTTGCTCCCGTATCTTTTCCGAATTTTTGGAGCAGCAAATCATAGCGGCCGCCATTTCCGATCGGGAAACCAACATTACCTGCATATACTTCAAAAAGAATCCCCGTATAGTAGCTCATATGGCTGACGAGCGTTAAATCAAATTTAACTGTGCCTTCCTGGCCGTAGTCCCGCATAATGCTCCAAAGCTGTTCAAGCTCAGTTAATGCCTTTTTTCCTGTGCCGTTTTCCAGAAGGCCATAGGCAATC
This DNA window, taken from Cytobacillus sp. FSL H8-0458, encodes the following:
- the hisG gene encoding ATP phosphoribosyltransferase; translation: MSDVLTIAMPKGRIFEEAAELLRRAGFQLPPEFDDSRKLIIDVPEENFRFILAKPMDVPTYVEHGVADLGIAGKDVMLEEERDVYELLDLKISACYLAVAGLPNTRLNDVAPKIATKYPQIAAAYFREQGEQVEIIKLNGSIELAPMIGLADRIVDIVSTGRTLKENGLVEYETIVGITSRLIVNPVSYRIKDERISELVDRLTEVISGEEISS
- the hisD gene encoding histidinol dehydrogenase, whose translation is MKILKIDDQISIKRSVDNGTEEQRTIVKNIIETVRQNGDRALKEYTEKFDGISLDELKVPQAEIVEALNQVDGKILEIIKEAAENIRSFHEKQLRPSWMTTEENGSILGQKITPLDSVGLYVPGGTAAYPSSVLMNVIPAKVAGVKRIVITSPPDKKTGKLPPAVLAAAQIAGAEEIYKAGGAQAIAALAYGTESIRPVDKITGPGNIYVALAKREVFGDVDIDMIAGPSEIAILADETAYADEVAADLLSQAEHDPMASAVLVTPSSALAEAVSAEVERQLAELPRKEIAVQSIRNYGAIYVTESMDEAVETVNSLAPEHLEILTQNPMELLGQIRHAGAIFLGRFSPEPVGDYFAGPNHVLPTNGTARFSSPLNVEDFQKKSSILLYSEKSLKDNGEKIAAFARLEGLEAHARSIETRLRK